A segment of the Streptomyces sp. NBC_00376 genome:
CCGAGGGGGACGAGAAGACCGGCACACTGCGTGTCTGGCTCTTCCAGGAAGTCGGCAACAAGCCCAAGGAGCAGGTCGTCGACGCGGCGGTCGCCGACTTCGAGAAGGCCCACAAGGACGCGGAGGTCGAGATCGAGTACATACCGGTCGACACCCGCGCCCAGCGCATCAAGGCGGCGTTCAACGACCCGAAGAGCGCCCCGGACCTCATCGAGTACGGCAACACCGACACCGCCGGATACGTCAAGGACGGCGGACTCGCCGATGTGAGCGCCGAGTTCGCCGCCTGGGACGAGGCCAAGGACACCGACCCGACCGCCAAGCAGTCCGTGACGGCGGACGGCAAGATCTACGGCGCCCCGCTCTTCGTCGGTGTACGGGCGCTGTACTACCGCACGGACGTCTTCGAGGAACTGGGGATCGACGCCCCCAAGACCCAGGGCGAGCTGATCTCCACCGCGAAGAAGATCCACAAGAAGAAGCCGGACCTGTACGGGCTCGCGGTCGGCGGCGCGTACACCTACGGCGCGATGCCCTTCATCTGGTCGGCCGGCGGCGAACTCGCCGACGAGAGCGGCGGAACGTACAAGGCGGCCATCAACAGCGACAAGGCCCGCAAGGGCATCGAGGCCTACACCTCGCTCTTCGGCGACGACAACTGTCCGGCCGCCAAGTGCGCGGCCATGGGCGGCAACGCGACCGTCACCGCCTTCGCCTCCGGCAAGGCCGCCATGGCGATCGGCGGCGACTTCAGCCACGCGGCCGTCGAGGCGGGCTCGGTGAAGGGCAAGTACGCGGTGGTGCCGCTGCCCGGCGTCGCCGAGGGCTCCGTCGCCCCCGCCTTCGCGGGCGGGAACAACATCGGCGTGCTGAAGAGCAGCCCGCACCGCACGCTCGCCGTGGACCTGATGAAGACCCTGACCGGCAAGCAGACGCAGACCAAGATGTTCGACGCGATGGGCTTCCTGCCGACCTACACCGACGTACGGGACGCGGCCGCGAAGAAGGAGCCGTTCGTCGAGCCGTTCGTCAAGACGCTCGGCGCGGGCGCCAAGTTCGTCCCGGCCTCGCCGGGCTGGGGCCAGATCGACTCCTCGCTGGTCCTGCCGACGATGTTCCAGGAGATCGTCAGCGGCCGGAAGGACGTCGCGAAGGCCGCGGACGACGCGGCGAAGAAGATGGACGCGGCGTTCGCCGACGCGGGCTGACCATGACCGCGAACAGTACGGCGTACAAAGCGCCCGGCACGCCCGGAACGGGTGGCACGTCCGGAGCGGGCGGCACCTCCGCCCGCCCGCTCCGGCGGCGCCGCCCGGCCCCGTCCGCGCGCCGCCCCGGCCGGACCCCCTGGCTCTATCTCCTGCCCGCGCTCGTCCTGCTCGGTGGGCTGCTCGTCTACCCGATCTACCAACTCGGCCTGATCTCCTTCCTGGAGTACACCCAGGCCCAGGTCAGCGGTGGTGAACCGACCACCTTCCAGGGCTTCGGGAACTACGCGACGCTCTTCGGCGACGGCCAGTTCTGGCAGGTGCTGCTGGCGACCGTGGTCTTCGCCGCCACCTGCGTACTGGCCACCCTGCTCGTCGGCTGCGCGCTCGCCGTCCTGCTGACCCGCGTCCGGGCCCTGCCGCGGCTCGCCCTGATGATGGCCGCGCTCGGCGCCTGGGCGACCCCGGCGATCACCGGGTCCACCGTCTGGGTGTTCCTCTTCGACCCCGACTTCGGACCGGTCAACAAGGTCCTGGGGCTCGGCGACTTCTCCTGGACGTACGGGCGCTACAGCGCCTTCGCGCTGGTGCTCCTCGAAGTCCTGTGGTGCTCGTTCCCGTTCGTCATGGTGACCGTGTACGCGGGCATCCGGGCGATCCCCACCGAGGTGCTGGAAGCGGCCGCGCTGGACGGTGCCTCGCAGTGGCGGATCTGGCGGTCGGTCATGGCCCCGATGCTGCGGCCGATCCTCGTCGTCGTCACCATCCAGTCGATCATCTGGGACTTCAAGGTCTTCACCCAGATCTACGTCATGACGGGCGGCGGCGGCATCGCCGGCCAGAACCTGGTGCTCAACGTGTACGCGTACCAGAAGGCGTTCGCGTCCTCGCAGTACAGCCTCGGCTCCGCGATCGGCGTCGTGATGCTGGTGATCCTGCTGGCCGTCACGCTCGTCTATCTGCGCCTGGTGCGGCGCCAGGGGGAGGAACTGTGAGCGCACGGACCATGCTGCACGTCCGCCGGCCCGGCCGGCTGGCCGCCGAGGCCGCGACCCTGCTGATAGCCGCCGCGGTCGCCTTCCCGCTCTACTGGATGGTGCTTTCCGCGCTCAAACCGGCCGGCGAGATCCAGTCCACCGACCCCCGCCCGTGGACGCTGTCGCCGTCCCTGGACTCGTTCCGCCGGGTCTTCGAACAGAACGACTTCGGGCGGTACTTCCTCAACAGCCTGCTCGTCGCCGGCACGGTCGTCATCGCCTCCGCGCTGATCGCCTTCCTGGCGGCGACGGCCGTGACCCGGTTCAGGTTCCGCTTCCGGACCACGCTGCTGATCATGTTCCTGGTCGCGCAGATGGTGCCGGTCGAGGCGCTGACCATCCCGCTGTTCTTCCTGATGCGGGACTTCGGCCAGCTGAACACGCTCGGCTCCCTGATCCTGCCGCACCTCGCCTTCTCGCTGCCGTTCGCGATCTGGATGCTGCGCGGCTTCGTCAAGGCCGTCCCGGAGGCTCTGGAGGAGGCCGCGTACATCGACGGCGCGAGCCGCACCCGCTTCCTGTGGCAGATCCTCTTCCCGCTGGTCTTCCCGGGCCTGGTGGCGACCAGCGTCTTCTCGTTCATCTCCACCTGGAACGACTTCCTGTTCGCGAAGTCGTTCATCATCAGCGACACCTCCCAGTCGACGCTCCCCATGGCGCTGCTGGTCTTCTTCAAACCCGATGAGAACGACTGGGGAGGGATCATGGCCGCCTCGACGGTGATGACCGTTCCCGTACTGGTCTTCTTCGTACTCGTACAGCGCCGCCTGGTCTCGGGACTCGGCGGAGCGGTAAAGGACTGACGCCATGGAAACCGACAACGACACGAACCCGGCACCGGCGCCCGCAGACATCGTCCCGGCGCCCGCGCACATCGTCCCGGCACCCGTGGGCGCCGGTGGTGAAGGGCGCTGCGGCTTCCTGTTCGACCCGTCCACCACCATCACGGCGGCCCCCGGCACGGAGAACACCGAACGCTGGCTGCGCACCACGCTCGGCGCCGCCTTCGGTCTGCCGCTCGCCCCGCGGCCGGCCGCCGAGGGCCGCGAGCACGCCACGAACACCGTCCGGCTGGGCATCGACCCGGCACTGGAACCGGAGGGCTACCGGCTGAGCACCGGGACCGGCACATGCGTCGAGATCACCGGCGGCAGCCCCGCCGGGGTCTTCTGGGGCGCGCAGACCCTCCGTCAGCTCCTGGGCCCCGAGGCCTTCCGCCGCGCGCCCACCGCCCCCGGCACCCGGCGCGCCATCCCCTTCGCTGACATCGAGGACAGCCCCCGCTTCCCCTGGCGCGGAATGATGCTCGACGTCGCACGGCACTTCCTGCCCAAGGACGACGTGCTGCGCTACCTCGACCTCCTCGCCGCACACAAGCTGAACGTCTTCCACTTCCACCTCACCGACGACCAGGGCTGGCGCATCGAGATCAAGCGCTTCCCCCGGCTCACCGAGGTCGGCTCCTGGCGCTCCCGCACGAAGCACGGCCACCGGGCGTCCGAGCTGTGGGACGAGACCCCGCACGGCGGTCACTACACGCAGGACGACATTCGCGAGATCGTCGCTTACGCCGCCGAGCGGCACATCCGGGTCGTCCCCGAGATCGACATCCCCGGCCACTCGCAGGCCGCCATCGCCGCCTACCCCGAACTGGGCAACACCGACGTCGTCGACACCACCGCCCTCTCCGTCTGGGACACCTGGGGCATCAACTCGAACGTACTCGCCCCCACCGACAACACCCTGCGCTTCTTCGAAGGCGTCCTCGAAGAGGTCCTCGACCTCTTCCCCGCCGCCACCTCGCCGTTCATCCACATCGGCGGCGACGAATGCCGCAAGGAGCAGTGGAAGGACTCGCCGGTCGCCCAGGCCCGGATCGAGGAATTCGGCCTGGCCAACGAGGACGAGCTGCAGTCCTGGATCATCCGGCACTTCGACACCTGGCTCACCGCGCGCGGGCGCCGGCTGATCGGCTGGGACGAGATCCTGGAGGGCGGCCTCCCGGCGGGCGCCGCCGTGTCGTCCTGGCGGGGTTACGGCGGAGGCATCGCCGCCGCCGAGGCCGGCCACGACGTCGTCATGTGCCCCGAGCAGCACGTGTACCTGGACCACCGTCAGGACGGCGGCCCCGACGAGCCGATGCCCATCGGCTTCGTCCGCACCCTGGAGGACGTCTACCGCTTCGAGCCCGTACCGGCGGGCCTCTCCGAGGAGGCGGCCCGTCACATCCTGGGCACCCAGGCCAATGTCTGGACCGAGGTGATGCAGAACCGGTCCCGCGTCGACTACCAGGTCTTCCCGCGCCTCGCGGCGTTCGCGGAGGTCGCCTGGTCGCCGCTGCCCGCCCCCGCCGAGCGGGACTTCGCCGGCTTCGAAAGCCGAATGACCACGCACTACGCCCGGCTCGACGCCCTCGGCGTCGACTACCGGCCGCCGGGCGGCCCGTTGCCCCGGCAGCAGCGCCCCGGCGTGCTGGGCCGGCCCATCGACGGGGTGCCCCCGAAC
Coding sequences within it:
- a CDS encoding extracellular solute-binding protein; the encoded protein is MKLSARIAAPAAALVLAGLTATACAPQTSDTGAEGDEKTGTLRVWLFQEVGNKPKEQVVDAAVADFEKAHKDAEVEIEYIPVDTRAQRIKAAFNDPKSAPDLIEYGNTDTAGYVKDGGLADVSAEFAAWDEAKDTDPTAKQSVTADGKIYGAPLFVGVRALYYRTDVFEELGIDAPKTQGELISTAKKIHKKKPDLYGLAVGGAYTYGAMPFIWSAGGELADESGGTYKAAINSDKARKGIEAYTSLFGDDNCPAAKCAAMGGNATVTAFASGKAAMAIGGDFSHAAVEAGSVKGKYAVVPLPGVAEGSVAPAFAGGNNIGVLKSSPHRTLAVDLMKTLTGKQTQTKMFDAMGFLPTYTDVRDAAAKKEPFVEPFVKTLGAGAKFVPASPGWGQIDSSLVLPTMFQEIVSGRKDVAKAADDAAKKMDAAFADAG
- a CDS encoding carbohydrate ABC transporter permease, which produces MTANSTAYKAPGTPGTGGTSGAGGTSARPLRRRRPAPSARRPGRTPWLYLLPALVLLGGLLVYPIYQLGLISFLEYTQAQVSGGEPTTFQGFGNYATLFGDGQFWQVLLATVVFAATCVLATLLVGCALAVLLTRVRALPRLALMMAALGAWATPAITGSTVWVFLFDPDFGPVNKVLGLGDFSWTYGRYSAFALVLLEVLWCSFPFVMVTVYAGIRAIPTEVLEAAALDGASQWRIWRSVMAPMLRPILVVVTIQSIIWDFKVFTQIYVMTGGGGIAGQNLVLNVYAYQKAFASSQYSLGSAIGVVMLVILLAVTLVYLRLVRRQGEEL
- a CDS encoding carbohydrate ABC transporter permease, whose product is MLHVRRPGRLAAEAATLLIAAAVAFPLYWMVLSALKPAGEIQSTDPRPWTLSPSLDSFRRVFEQNDFGRYFLNSLLVAGTVVIASALIAFLAATAVTRFRFRFRTTLLIMFLVAQMVPVEALTIPLFFLMRDFGQLNTLGSLILPHLAFSLPFAIWMLRGFVKAVPEALEEAAYIDGASRTRFLWQILFPLVFPGLVATSVFSFISTWNDFLFAKSFIISDTSQSTLPMALLVFFKPDENDWGGIMAASTVMTVPVLVFFVLVQRRLVSGLGGAVKD
- a CDS encoding beta-N-acetylhexosaminidase, translating into METDNDTNPAPAPADIVPAPAHIVPAPVGAGGEGRCGFLFDPSTTITAAPGTENTERWLRTTLGAAFGLPLAPRPAAEGREHATNTVRLGIDPALEPEGYRLSTGTGTCVEITGGSPAGVFWGAQTLRQLLGPEAFRRAPTAPGTRRAIPFADIEDSPRFPWRGMMLDVARHFLPKDDVLRYLDLLAAHKLNVFHFHLTDDQGWRIEIKRFPRLTEVGSWRSRTKHGHRASELWDETPHGGHYTQDDIREIVAYAAERHIRVVPEIDIPGHSQAAIAAYPELGNTDVVDTTALSVWDTWGINSNVLAPTDNTLRFFEGVLEEVLDLFPAATSPFIHIGGDECRKEQWKDSPVAQARIEEFGLANEDELQSWIIRHFDTWLTARGRRLIGWDEILEGGLPAGAAVSSWRGYGGGIAAAEAGHDVVMCPEQHVYLDHRQDGGPDEPMPIGFVRTLEDVYRFEPVPAGLSEEAARHILGTQANVWTEVMQNRSRVDYQVFPRLAAFAEVAWSPLPAPAERDFAGFESRMTTHYARLDALGVDYRPPGGPLPRQQRPGVLGRPIDGVPPNV